Proteins encoded within one genomic window of Companilactobacillus zhachilii:
- a CDS encoding TatD family hydrolase gives MKIFDTHTHLNDEAFAGKTQQFIDNAKELDVVEMAIIGSNEEFNIEAIRLAQNYQPLHAVVGWHPEFAKEYNEEQLVNQIKLPEVVGIGEIGLDYHWEEDPDPKIQQKVLIQQLDVAQQYNMPVSIHCRDAFDDMYQILKDHDMSKSGIIMHSFNGDLNWLNKFLDLGLWISYSGVVSFKNAPEVHESAKHTPLDRLLVETDAPYLTPEPYRGHANQPAYTRYVVDAIAKYKGITPNEVAEHTFNNAHQVYNL, from the coding sequence ATGAAAATCTTTGATACACATACACATTTAAATGACGAGGCTTTTGCCGGGAAAACACAACAATTTATTGATAACGCTAAAGAGTTAGATGTTGTTGAGATGGCAATTATTGGTTCTAACGAAGAGTTCAACATCGAAGCGATTCGTTTGGCTCAAAATTATCAACCATTACATGCTGTTGTCGGCTGGCATCCAGAATTTGCCAAAGAATACAATGAAGAGCAATTAGTCAATCAGATTAAGTTGCCTGAAGTTGTTGGTATTGGTGAAATTGGACTCGATTATCATTGGGAAGAAGATCCAGATCCTAAGATTCAACAAAAGGTTTTGATTCAACAATTGGATGTGGCACAACAATATAACATGCCAGTTTCAATTCATTGTCGAGATGCTTTTGATGACATGTATCAAATTTTAAAAGATCATGATATGTCAAAGTCTGGTATTATCATGCACAGTTTCAACGGTGATCTTAATTGGCTCAATAAATTCTTGGATTTGGGTCTTTGGATTTCTTACAGTGGCGTCGTTTCATTTAAAAACGCCCCGGAAGTACATGAATCAGCCAAACATACACCACTTGACCGCTTATTGGTGGAAACTGACGCCCCTTATTTGACCCCTGAACCATATCGAGGTCATGCCAATCAGCCAGCGTACACCCGTTATGTGGTTGACGCGATAGCTAAGTATAAAGGTATTACACCAAATGAGGTTGCTGAACATACATTTAACAATGCTCACCAAGTGTATAATCTATAA
- a CDS encoding Veg family protein, with protein MPTSLKTIKSRLDSHLGENLTIVAQAGRKKVVRRRGTLSETFHSVFVVDLDQNENSFERVSYSYADLLTKSIDIQFDSDEPAELDSDSDVEAEAE; from the coding sequence ATGCCAACATCATTGAAGACAATAAAGAGCCGTTTAGATTCACACTTAGGTGAGAATTTGACGATTGTTGCACAAGCAGGTCGTAAAAAGGTTGTCCGCCGTCGCGGAACTTTATCAGAAACATTCCATTCAGTTTTTGTCGTAGATTTAGATCAAAATGAAAACTCCTTTGAAAGAGTTTCATACAGCTATGCTGATTTGTTAACAAAATCAATTGATATACAATTTGATAGCGATGAACCTGCTGAATTAGATTCAGACTCAGACGTTGAGGCTGAAGCAGAATAA
- the metG gene encoding methionine--tRNA ligase: MLTEERKTFYITTPIYYPSGKLTIGNSYTTIAADTLARYKRNEGYDVFFLTGTDEHGLKIEQKAEEKNMQPQEYVDMMAKGIKELWKSLDISNDKFIRTTDDYHVKAVQRIIERLIKQGDIYLGEYSGWYSVDDEEYFTESQMAEVYHDADGNVTGGKAPSGHEVQLVKEPCYFFKMSKYADRLLKYYEDNPTFIEPEIRKNEMINNFIKPGLEDLAISRTTFNWGVKIPSNPEHVVYVWVDALLNYITALGYESDDDSLFKRYWPANVQFVGKEIVRFHTIYWPIILMALGVELPKQVFGHGWLLMKDGKMSKSKGNVVYPEMLVSRYGLDSLRYYLMRAMPFGSDGVFTPEDYVDKINYDLANDLGNLLNRSISMINKYDDGKVVTVKAATDLDKDLEKSYADTLTAYREHMDKFEFPDALASVWSFISRANKYIDETQPWVLAKDEAKKAELQSVLGHLAESLRLIALLISPVMTQSPVKMFKQLGLDYDKDKSLTFGDTVVGKTVTAKPEPIFPRLDAEEEVKYIKDKMAEEQAKNGSGKLSKSAQAKAKAQKETDDEFPKEIEFDDFAKVKMVVTEILDVKPVENSSKLLQFKLDDGSGIDRQILSGMHKFYPNYKELIGKKVLAVVNLKPRKMVGEWSNGMLLSTEMGDEVKLAIVDNSHKNGAILG, from the coding sequence ATATTGACTGAAGAGAGAAAAACTTTTTACATTACAACACCCATTTATTATCCATCAGGAAAATTAACAATTGGGAATTCATATACAACGATTGCAGCGGACACTTTGGCTCGTTACAAGCGTAATGAAGGCTATGATGTTTTCTTCCTAACAGGAACTGACGAACATGGTCTCAAAATTGAACAAAAAGCCGAAGAGAAGAACATGCAACCACAAGAGTACGTTGACATGATGGCTAAGGGTATCAAAGAACTTTGGAAGTCATTGGACATTTCAAACGACAAGTTTATCCGTACAACTGATGATTATCACGTTAAAGCTGTACAAAGAATTATCGAACGTCTAATTAAACAAGGGGATATTTATTTAGGCGAATACTCTGGCTGGTATTCAGTTGACGATGAGGAATATTTCACTGAATCACAAATGGCTGAGGTTTATCATGACGCTGACGGTAATGTCACAGGTGGTAAAGCTCCTTCAGGTCACGAAGTTCAACTAGTTAAAGAACCTTGTTACTTCTTTAAGATGAGCAAATACGCTGATCGCCTTTTGAAATATTATGAAGACAATCCAACTTTCATCGAACCAGAAATCCGTAAGAATGAAATGATCAACAACTTTATCAAACCAGGTCTTGAAGATTTGGCTATTTCTAGAACAACTTTCAACTGGGGTGTTAAGATTCCAAGTAACCCTGAACACGTTGTCTACGTTTGGGTCGATGCTTTGTTGAACTATATCACAGCCCTTGGTTATGAAAGTGATGATGATTCTCTATTCAAGAGATACTGGCCTGCCAATGTGCAATTTGTTGGTAAAGAAATTGTGCGTTTCCATACAATCTACTGGCCAATTATTTTGATGGCTTTAGGTGTTGAATTGCCTAAGCAAGTCTTTGGTCACGGATGGTTATTGATGAAAGACGGTAAAATGTCTAAGTCAAAAGGTAACGTCGTTTATCCAGAAATGTTAGTTTCACGTTATGGCCTTGATTCATTACGTTATTATCTAATGCGTGCCATGCCATTTGGTAGTGATGGTGTCTTCACTCCAGAAGATTACGTTGATAAAATCAACTATGACTTAGCTAATGATTTAGGAAATCTTTTGAACAGAAGTATTTCTATGATCAACAAGTACGATGATGGTAAAGTTGTGACTGTTAAAGCTGCTACTGACCTTGATAAGGATCTTGAAAAATCATATGCCGATACTTTAACAGCTTATCGTGAACACATGGACAAGTTTGAATTTCCAGATGCTTTAGCTAGTGTCTGGTCATTCATCAGCCGCGCTAACAAGTATATTGATGAAACACAACCATGGGTTCTTGCCAAAGATGAAGCTAAGAAAGCTGAATTACAATCAGTTCTAGGTCATTTGGCAGAATCATTACGTTTGATTGCCTTATTGATCAGCCCAGTTATGACACAATCACCAGTCAAGATGTTCAAGCAATTAGGTTTGGACTATGACAAAGATAAGTCACTTACATTCGGTGACACAGTTGTTGGTAAGACTGTTACTGCTAAGCCAGAACCAATCTTCCCACGTCTTGATGCTGAAGAAGAAGTGAAGTATATCAAGGATAAGATGGCAGAAGAACAAGCTAAAAATGGTAGCGGTAAGTTGAGTAAGTCAGCTCAAGCCAAAGCTAAGGCTCAAAAAGAAACTGATGATGAATTCCCTAAGGAAATTGAATTTGATGACTTTGCTAAGGTTAAGATGGTCGTAACAGAAATTTTGGATGTTAAACCGGTTGAAAACTCAAGTAAGTTATTACAATTCAAACTTGATGATGGTTCAGGTATCGATCGTCAAATTCTTTCCGGAATGCACAAATTCTATCCTAACTATAAGGAACTTATCGGTAAGAAAGTGCTTGCTGTTGTTAACTTGAAGCCACGTAAAATGGTTGGTGAATGGAGTAACGGAATGTTACTTTCAACTGAAATGGGTGATGAAGTAAAACTAGCTATCGTTGATAATTCACACAAAAATGGAGCTATTTTAGGCTAA
- the rnmV gene encoding ribonuclease M5 has translation MKKIKEIIVVEGKSDTNRLKDCFGDDGIDTLETTGSALSEETIQQIKIAQQKRGVIIFTDPDFNGNRLRTIIQKAVPDAKQAFLPRSKAVPKHSDGSLGIEHAKDADIKEALAAVYTHTEADFADYNHADMVDLGLIGEPDSQQRRLAVGSELKIGYTNAKQFLNRLNMFQVAPADLLAAVKNFDKGSTHDTK, from the coding sequence ATGAAAAAAATAAAAGAAATTATTGTAGTCGAAGGAAAATCCGATACGAACCGTTTAAAAGATTGTTTTGGTGATGATGGGATTGATACTTTGGAAACGACTGGTTCAGCTTTAAGCGAGGAAACCATTCAACAAATAAAAATTGCTCAACAAAAACGGGGCGTAATAATTTTTACTGATCCTGATTTTAATGGCAATCGTTTGCGAACAATCATTCAAAAAGCTGTTCCCGATGCTAAGCAAGCCTTTTTGCCAAGAAGTAAGGCCGTTCCCAAGCACAGTGATGGCAGTTTGGGTATTGAGCATGCTAAAGACGCTGACATTAAGGAAGCATTAGCGGCTGTTTACACCCACACCGAGGCTGATTTTGCTGATTATAATCATGCCGATATGGTCGACTTAGGTTTAATTGGTGAACCCGATTCACAACAACGTCGTTTGGCGGTCGGCTCGGAATTAAAAATTGGCTATACGAATGCTAAACAATTTTTGAATCGATTGAATATGTTTCAAGTTGCACCAGCTGATTTACTAGCTGCGGTTAAAAATTTTGATAAGGGAAGTACTCATGACACAAAATAG
- the purR gene encoding pur operon repressor, with protein sequence MKTRRSERLIDMTRYLLERPHTLISLAFFADRYESAKSSISEDLGILRRTFMIRGIGVLETLPGAGGGVIFTPGISKKEATEFVESTSKRLVELNRILPGGYLYLTDLLADPELLRTVGRMIATQYSQSSIDVVMTVATKGIPIAQSVANFLNIPFVIVRRDSKITEGSTISVNYASGSSDRVEKMELSKRSLDEGSRVLVVDDFMKGGGTINGLRSLISEFNAIFVGATVFAENINMHSQFSDAEITSIFKVTKIDTQNKILNVEPGNYLANTDFSYFE encoded by the coding sequence ATGAAAACACGAAGAAGCGAACGATTAATTGACATGACTCGCTATTTACTGGAACGACCACATACACTGATTTCTTTGGCATTTTTTGCTGATCGTTATGAATCAGCTAAGTCATCAATTTCTGAGGATTTAGGTATTTTGCGTAGAACTTTCATGATTCGGGGGATTGGAGTTCTTGAAACTTTGCCTGGAGCTGGTGGTGGTGTGATTTTTACACCGGGAATTTCTAAGAAAGAAGCTACTGAATTTGTTGAAAGTACTTCAAAACGCCTTGTAGAACTTAATCGAATTTTACCAGGTGGCTATTTGTATTTAACTGATTTATTGGCTGATCCTGAATTATTGAGAACGGTTGGTCGAATGATTGCTACTCAATATTCTCAAAGTTCAATTGATGTCGTTATGACGGTGGCAACTAAGGGTATACCAATTGCTCAAAGTGTTGCCAATTTCTTGAACATTCCGTTTGTGATTGTTCGTCGTGATTCTAAGATTACTGAAGGCTCAACTATCAGTGTTAACTATGCATCAGGTTCGTCTGATCGAGTTGAAAAGATGGAGCTTTCAAAACGTAGTCTTGATGAGGGTTCACGTGTATTAGTTGTGGATGACTTTATGAAAGGCGGCGGTACTATCAATGGATTGCGTAGTTTGATTTCTGAATTTAACGCTATCTTTGTTGGTGCAACGGTCTTTGCGGAAAACATTAATATGCACAGTCAATTTAGTGATGCAGAGATTACATCAATTTTTAAAGTAACTAAAATCGATACACAAAATAAAATTTTAAACGTTGAACCAGGGAATTATTTAGCTAATACCGATTTCAGTTATTTTGAATAA
- the rsmA gene encoding 16S rRNA (adenine(1518)-N(6)/adenine(1519)-N(6))-dimethyltransferase RsmA, producing the protein MTQNRLSIADPIRTNDIMRKYKLRAKKSLGQNFLTNEKVLDDIVDASGLKSDEIAIEIGPGIGALTEKLAQVAEHVYAFEIDDNLIPVLADTLQYYQNIDVINQDILKVDLDQFVKDNKLEGKTIKVVANLPYYITTPIMLNLIDSDYPFQSLVLMMQKEVAERITANPGHREYGSLSIAVQTQMNARIDRIVGSKSFIPRPKVDSAVAVLDRLPKDQIDIEDPVFFNKLVRSAFMQKRKSLMNNLLNWLGRTDENREKIKNVFEKCGIAENARGEQVSIEQFKQMALEFSKN; encoded by the coding sequence ATGACACAAAATAGATTAAGTATTGCTGATCCTATTCGGACAAACGATATTATGCGTAAATATAAGTTACGCGCAAAGAAAAGTTTAGGACAAAATTTCTTAACCAATGAAAAAGTTTTGGACGACATCGTTGATGCCAGTGGTTTAAAGTCTGATGAAATTGCGATTGAAATCGGACCTGGTATCGGTGCGTTGACTGAAAAATTAGCTCAAGTTGCTGAACATGTTTATGCTTTTGAAATTGACGATAATTTGATTCCTGTTTTGGCAGATACATTGCAGTATTACCAAAATATTGATGTCATCAATCAAGACATTTTGAAAGTTGATCTCGATCAATTCGTTAAAGATAACAAGCTTGAAGGTAAGACAATTAAGGTTGTTGCTAACTTGCCTTACTACATTACAACGCCAATCATGTTGAACTTGATTGATAGCGATTATCCTTTCCAATCATTAGTTTTGATGATGCAAAAGGAAGTTGCGGAAAGAATCACGGCTAATCCGGGGCATCGTGAATATGGTTCACTTTCCATAGCAGTGCAAACACAAATGAATGCGAGAATTGACCGCATCGTTGGTAGTAAATCGTTTATTCCTAGACCGAAAGTTGATTCAGCAGTTGCAGTGTTGGATCGCTTGCCAAAGGACCAAATTGATATTGAAGATCCAGTTTTCTTCAATAAATTAGTCCGTTCAGCTTTCATGCAAAAACGAAAGAGTTTGATGAACAATTTGTTAAATTGGTTAGGTCGTACGGATGAAAATCGTGAAAAAATAAAAAATGTTTTTGAAAAATGTGGTATCGCGGAAAACGCCCGTGGTGAGCAGGTTTCAATTGAACAATTTAAACAAATGGCATTAGAATTTAGCAAAAATTAG